A single region of the Nocardioides sp. W7 genome encodes:
- a CDS encoding 2-oxoacid:acceptor oxidoreductase subunit alpha, producing the protein MSKQVKQLDRVIIRFAGDSGDGMQLTGDRFTSESAVFGNDLMTLPNFPAEIRAPQGTIPGVSSFQVHFADHDILTAGDAPDVLVAMNPAALKANLADLPKGAQIIVDTHDFTARNLTKAGYDANPLDALGDAGSQLGEFTVHPVDLTGMTVEAVKEFGLSRKDAARAKNMFALGLLSWMYGRPTESTTAFLTKRFARVPDIRDANITAFKAGWNFGETTETFAVSYEIKPAPQQAGTYRNISGNLALAYGLVAAGVQSGLPVFLGTYPITPASDILHELSKHKSFGITTFQAEDEIAGVGAAIGASFAGSLGVTSTSGPGVALKSEAIGLAVMTELPLLVVNVQRGGPSTGLPTKTEQADLLQAMFGRNGEAPVPIVAAQSPGDCFDAAVEAARIAITYRTPVLLLSDGYLANGSEPWAIPDVDSLPAIDPAFATEHNHTKADGTTDFWPYLRDEETLARPWAVPGTAGLENRIGGLEKGDGHGNISYDPANHELMVRTRQAKIDGIADSLPPLEVDDPSGAAKVCVLGWGSTYGPIGAAARRVRKAGFNVAQVHLRHLNPFPKDLGEILARYDKVLIPEMNLGQLSLLIRARYLVDAIGYNQVNGMPIKAAQLAEAVGALVADAEGIVVDLTTSSTQEVSE; encoded by the coding sequence GTGTCCAAGCAGGTCAAGCAGCTCGACCGGGTGATCATCCGGTTCGCGGGTGACTCCGGTGACGGCATGCAGCTGACGGGTGACCGGTTCACGTCGGAGTCGGCGGTGTTCGGCAACGACCTGATGACGCTGCCGAACTTCCCGGCCGAGATCCGGGCGCCCCAGGGGACCATCCCAGGCGTCTCGTCGTTCCAGGTGCACTTCGCCGACCACGACATCCTGACCGCCGGCGACGCGCCCGACGTACTGGTGGCGATGAACCCGGCGGCCCTGAAGGCCAACCTGGCCGACCTGCCCAAGGGCGCGCAGATCATCGTCGACACCCACGACTTCACGGCCCGCAACCTGACCAAGGCGGGTTACGACGCCAACCCCCTGGACGCGCTCGGCGACGCGGGCAGCCAGCTGGGCGAGTTCACCGTGCACCCGGTCGACCTGACCGGGATGACGGTGGAGGCGGTCAAGGAGTTCGGGCTGTCGCGCAAGGACGCGGCCCGGGCGAAGAACATGTTCGCCCTCGGCCTGCTGTCGTGGATGTACGGCCGCCCGACCGAGTCGACGACGGCCTTCCTCACCAAGCGGTTCGCGCGGGTGCCCGACATCCGCGACGCCAACATCACCGCGTTCAAGGCCGGCTGGAACTTCGGGGAGACCACCGAGACGTTCGCGGTGTCCTACGAGATCAAGCCCGCGCCCCAGCAGGCCGGCACCTACCGCAACATCTCCGGCAACCTGGCGCTGGCGTACGGCCTGGTGGCCGCCGGCGTGCAGTCGGGCCTGCCGGTCTTCCTCGGCACCTACCCGATCACCCCGGCCTCCGACATCCTCCACGAGCTGAGCAAGCACAAGTCGTTCGGCATCACGACCTTCCAGGCCGAGGACGAGATCGCCGGCGTAGGTGCCGCGATCGGCGCGTCGTTCGCCGGCTCGCTCGGCGTCACCTCGACCTCGGGCCCCGGTGTCGCGCTGAAGTCCGAGGCGATCGGGCTGGCCGTGATGACCGAGCTCCCGCTGCTGGTGGTCAACGTCCAGCGCGGCGGTCCGTCGACCGGGCTGCCCACCAAGACCGAGCAGGCCGACCTGCTGCAGGCGATGTTCGGCCGCAACGGCGAGGCGCCGGTCCCGATCGTCGCCGCCCAGTCCCCCGGCGACTGCTTCGACGCCGCCGTCGAGGCCGCCCGGATCGCCATCACCTACCGCACCCCGGTGCTGCTGCTCTCCGACGGCTACCTGGCCAACGGCTCCGAGCCGTGGGCCATCCCGGACGTCGACTCGCTCCCCGCCATCGACCCCGCCTTCGCCACCGAGCACAACCACACCAAGGCGGACGGCACGACGGATTTCTGGCCCTACCTGCGAGACGAGGAGACCCTGGCCCGTCCGTGGGCCGTCCCCGGCACCGCCGGCCTGGAGAACCGCATCGGCGGTCTGGAGAAGGGCGACGGGCACGGCAACATCTCCTACGATCCGGCCAACCACGAGCTGATGGTCCGCACCCGTCAGGCCAAGATCGACGGAATCGCCGACTCGCTGCCGCCGCTGGAGGTCGACGACCCCTCGGGTGCGGCCAAGGTCTGCGTGCTGGGCTGGGGCTCGACGTACGGCCCGATCGGCGCGGCCGCCCGCCGGGTTCGCAAGGCCGGCTTCAACGTCGCCCAGGTGCACCTGCGCCACCTCAACCCGTTCCCGAAGGACCTGGGCGAGATCCTCGCCCGCTACGACAAGGTGCTGATCCCCGAGATGAACCTCGGCCAGCTCTCGCTGCTGATCCGGGCCAGGTACCTCGTCGACGCCATCGGCTACAACCAGGTCAACGGCATGCCCATCAAGGCGGCCCAGCTCGCCGAGGCGGTCGGTGCGCTGGTCGCCGACGCCGAGGGCATCGTCGTCGACCTCACCACCAGCTCCACCCAGGAGGTTT
- a CDS encoding sulfate ABC transporter substrate-binding protein: MKTKRVVAVLATGIMALGLAACGGSSSGDDGETINIVGFAVPEAANKAIATEFNKTDAGKDVRFKTSYGASGDQSRAVAEGLDADYVHFSVATDVARLVDAGLVETSWNQGPNKGIVSSSIVVLGVREGNPKNIQGWDDLVKPGVGIVTANPASSGAARWNALAAWGHITENGGTEAEATEFVNELFANVVSLTGSGRDATTSFLQGNGDVLLAYENEAILANQQGEGFDYVIPETTMLIENPGAILEDASAPSQDWLDFVLSEEGQRQFALSGFRPVNTAEPGTVDFAAVGLEPSDIEGAADPEDPFPAVANLLTLDNNFGGGDWSGVADKLFGTGEDGQSLGIVTDAIAKSGKASE, from the coding sequence ATGAAGACCAAGCGCGTGGTGGCGGTTCTCGCCACCGGAATCATGGCTCTCGGCCTCGCGGCGTGCGGCGGCTCCAGTTCCGGGGACGACGGGGAGACGATCAACATCGTCGGCTTCGCCGTTCCCGAGGCCGCCAACAAAGCGATCGCCACCGAGTTCAACAAGACCGATGCCGGCAAGGACGTCCGGTTCAAGACGTCGTACGGCGCCTCCGGCGACCAGAGCCGCGCCGTCGCGGAGGGTCTCGACGCCGACTACGTCCACTTCTCGGTGGCGACCGATGTCGCCCGCCTCGTCGACGCCGGCCTGGTCGAGACGTCGTGGAACCAGGGTCCCAACAAGGGCATCGTGTCGTCCTCGATCGTCGTGCTCGGTGTGCGCGAGGGCAATCCGAAGAACATCCAGGGCTGGGACGACCTGGTGAAGCCGGGCGTCGGCATCGTGACCGCGAACCCCGCCTCCTCAGGTGCCGCGCGCTGGAACGCGCTGGCGGCGTGGGGCCACATCACCGAGAACGGCGGCACCGAGGCCGAGGCGACCGAGTTCGTCAACGAGTTGTTCGCCAATGTCGTCTCGCTGACCGGCTCCGGCCGTGACGCGACCACGAGCTTCCTCCAGGGCAACGGCGATGTGCTGCTCGCCTACGAGAACGAGGCGATCCTCGCCAACCAGCAGGGTGAGGGCTTCGATTACGTGATCCCGGAGACCACGATGCTGATCGAGAACCCGGGCGCGATCCTCGAGGACGCCAGCGCTCCGTCGCAGGACTGGCTCGACTTCGTGCTCAGCGAGGAGGGTCAGCGCCAGTTCGCGCTGAGCGGCTTCCGGCCCGTCAACACCGCTGAGCCGGGCACCGTCGACTTCGCTGCGGTCGGTCTCGAGCCGTCCGACATCGAGGGGGCGGCCGACCCGGAGGACCCGTTCCCGGCGGTCGCGAACCTGCTGACGCTCGACAACAACTTCGGCGGCGGCGACTGGAGCGGCGTCGCTGACAAGCTCTTCGGTACCGGCGAGGA